Proteins from one Mycobacterium sp. EPa45 genomic window:
- a CDS encoding 2'-5' RNA ligase family protein: MAHSIELLLDDRADTAVRRLWHALADAGLPSQLRVSSDTNRPHITVIAAEQIVAAVDESLGELAGLFPLDVALGAPVIFGGGRLTLARLVVASDKLLAVHEKIYDLCLPFVSNLFAHTMPGQWTPHVTLGRRYTPAQIAEALAAVEGIATDIPARIVGLRRWDGEAKVDRILIS, translated from the coding sequence ATGGCGCACTCGATCGAGCTGCTCCTCGACGATCGCGCCGACACTGCCGTGCGCCGGCTGTGGCACGCGCTGGCCGATGCCGGGTTGCCCAGCCAGCTGCGGGTCAGCTCCGACACCAACCGTCCGCACATCACGGTGATCGCCGCCGAGCAGATCGTGGCGGCCGTCGACGAGTCGCTCGGGGAGCTGGCCGGCCTGTTCCCACTGGACGTGGCGCTGGGCGCGCCCGTGATCTTCGGCGGCGGACGGCTGACGCTGGCCAGACTGGTGGTCGCATCGGACAAACTACTGGCCGTGCACGAGAAGATCTACGACCTCTGCCTGCCGTTCGTGTCAAACCTGTTCGCGCACACGATGCCGGGGCAGTGGACACCGCACGTCACGCTGGGGCGCCGATACACGCCGGCTCAGATAGCGGAGGCGCTCGCGGCCGTCGAGGGTATCGCGACTGATATTCCGGCACGCATCGTCGGACTGCGCCGCTGGGACGGCGAGGCCAAGGTCGACCGGATTCTCATCAGTTGA
- a CDS encoding TetR family transcriptional regulator, whose product MQLHKRDVVDAAATLLDNYGIADLSMRRLARELAVSPGALYWHFANKQQLLGAVADRILGGVDDVTGDWRIRVADICGQLRDALLSHTDGAELVSASFAAGQSEAMTQILGWLADAAAIAGVDSGHAVTAARTVLYYVLGFTADEQSRLQWDAAGAELPDEQSVLGADPGRRFDFGVQLLVDGIAARRSLPV is encoded by the coding sequence GTGCAGCTCCACAAACGCGACGTGGTCGACGCAGCGGCGACATTGCTGGACAACTACGGCATCGCGGACCTGTCCATGCGCCGGCTGGCCCGCGAGCTCGCGGTCTCCCCTGGCGCGCTGTACTGGCATTTCGCCAACAAGCAGCAGCTGCTCGGCGCCGTGGCCGACCGGATCCTCGGCGGGGTGGACGACGTCACCGGCGACTGGCGGATCCGTGTCGCGGACATCTGCGGCCAGCTGCGCGATGCTCTTTTGTCGCACACCGACGGTGCCGAGCTGGTGTCCGCCAGCTTCGCCGCCGGCCAGTCCGAGGCGATGACGCAGATCTTGGGTTGGCTGGCCGACGCGGCCGCCATTGCGGGCGTCGACTCCGGGCACGCCGTGACGGCTGCCCGCACCGTCCTCTATTACGTGCTCGGCTTCACCGCCGATGAGCAATCGCGACTGCAGTGGGACGCCGCAGGTGCCGAGCTTCCCGACGAGCAATCGGTGCTGGGCGCCGACCCCGGCCGCCGGTTCGATTTCGGCGTACAGCTGCTGGTCGATGGAATAGCGGCGCGACGCAGCCTGCCGGTGTGA
- a CDS encoding MmcQ/YjbR family DNA-binding protein: MITVDQVRPIALALPRAYETVVRDRITFRAGRLVFLAFSRDETVMGVGFPKEEREAMVAAEPEKFALPRKSDMRYNWIHVRLDAVDLDEVRELVIDGWKMCVPKSVAAQIN, encoded by the coding sequence GTGATCACCGTCGACCAGGTGCGCCCGATCGCGCTTGCCCTGCCGAGAGCCTACGAAACCGTGGTCAGGGACCGGATCACGTTCCGGGCCGGCCGGCTCGTCTTCCTCGCGTTCTCCCGCGACGAGACCGTGATGGGGGTCGGATTCCCGAAGGAGGAGCGCGAGGCGATGGTGGCCGCCGAGCCGGAGAAGTTCGCATTGCCCCGCAAATCGGACATGCGCTACAACTGGATTCACGTCCGCCTGGATGCAGTCGACCTCGACGAGGTGCGCGAGCTGGTCATCGACGGCTGGAAGATGTGCGTTCCGAAAAGCGTTGCCGCGCAGATCAACTGA
- a CDS encoding lipase family protein: MYPVSAGAPSPEWIGRAPHEELERGGHPVLPTEDPFYEPPAGFEHADPGTVLRSRDVQLGFLGLIPQRVRATQLLYRTTDHNGLPQATVTTVLIPTGHTPNQVRNVVSYQCAIDAVSSRCFPSYALRRHAKAVGSLPQLEYLLIAAALAEGWVVSVPDHEGPEGIWGAPYEPGYAVLDGLRAALGFDRFGLASDSQIGLWGYSGGGLASAWAAEVHEDYAPELNLVGAVLGSPVGDLGHTFRKLNGSYLAALPALVVSALAKTYPDLNRVIEQNATEEGLALLRRLEKMTTAEAVIRLFRTDFDDLVHPPLEEILATPEVQYVFDNIKLGKAVPDLPVLIVQAVHDSVIDVDDIDDLVHTYSAGGAQVTYHRDMFSEHMLLHPMSAPMTLRWLNDRFAQRPIDEHIVRTKWPTLLNPMTYAGMVRLGGIVARVVTGGRVPFRPL; encoded by the coding sequence ATGTATCCGGTTAGCGCAGGGGCGCCGAGCCCCGAATGGATCGGCCGCGCCCCGCACGAGGAGCTCGAGCGTGGTGGGCATCCCGTGCTGCCGACCGAGGACCCGTTCTATGAACCGCCAGCCGGATTCGAGCACGCCGATCCCGGCACCGTGCTGCGTTCCCGCGACGTTCAGCTGGGCTTTCTCGGGCTGATCCCGCAGCGCGTGCGGGCCACCCAGCTGCTGTACCGCACCACCGACCACAACGGGTTGCCCCAGGCCACCGTCACCACGGTGCTCATCCCGACCGGCCACACCCCGAATCAGGTCCGCAACGTCGTTTCGTATCAGTGCGCGATCGACGCGGTGTCCTCACGCTGCTTCCCGTCCTACGCCCTGCGACGGCACGCCAAGGCCGTCGGGTCTCTCCCCCAGCTGGAATACCTGCTGATCGCGGCCGCGCTGGCCGAGGGATGGGTGGTGTCCGTCCCCGACCACGAGGGACCGGAGGGCATCTGGGGCGCCCCCTACGAGCCCGGTTATGCCGTCCTGGACGGTCTGCGGGCCGCACTCGGCTTCGACCGGTTCGGCCTCGCCTCGGACAGCCAGATCGGGTTGTGGGGCTATTCCGGTGGCGGGCTGGCCAGCGCGTGGGCGGCCGAGGTGCACGAGGACTATGCCCCCGAGCTCAACCTCGTCGGCGCCGTCCTTGGTTCGCCGGTCGGCGACCTCGGCCACACGTTCCGCAAGCTCAATGGCTCCTACCTGGCCGCCCTGCCCGCGCTGGTGGTGTCCGCGCTGGCCAAGACCTACCCCGATCTGAACCGCGTCATCGAGCAGAACGCCACCGAAGAAGGTCTCGCACTACTGCGGCGGCTCGAGAAGATGACGACCGCGGAGGCCGTCATCCGGCTGTTCCGCACCGACTTCGACGACCTGGTGCACCCGCCGCTCGAGGAGATCCTGGCGACACCGGAAGTCCAGTACGTCTTCGACAACATCAAGCTGGGCAAGGCCGTCCCCGATCTTCCGGTGCTGATCGTTCAGGCGGTGCACGACTCGGTGATCGACGTCGACGACATCGACGATCTGGTGCACACCTACTCCGCCGGCGGCGCGCAGGTGACCTACCACCGCGACATGTTCAGCGAGCACATGCTGCTGCACCCGATGTCGGCACCGATGACCCTGCGCTGGCTCAACGACCGGTTCGCCCAGCGTCCGATCGACGAGCACATCGTGCGGACGAAGTGGCCGACGCTGCTCAATCCCATGACCTACGCCGGCATGGTGCGCCTGGGCGGCATCGTCGCCCGAGTGGTCACCGGCGGCCGGGTTCCGTTCCGCCCGCTCTAA
- a CDS encoding NUDIX domain-containing protein, which translates to MPHTSTEHEVLAVVFQVGDAHSRKPALNVLLWQRGLEPERGKWSLPGGRLRADEDLTSSVRRQLAEKVDVRDIAHLEQLAVFSDPGRVPGVRTIASTFLGLVPSVASPELPPDTRWHPVSDLPEMAFDHAPMVEYARTRLVAKLSYTNIGFALTPTEFALSTLRDIYGAALGYQVDATNLQRVLARRGVITPTGTTAHPGRSGGRPAALYRFTDSQLRVTDEFAALRPPG; encoded by the coding sequence GTGCCTCATACTAGCACCGAACACGAAGTGCTCGCCGTCGTATTCCAGGTGGGCGACGCGCACTCCCGTAAACCCGCCCTTAACGTGCTGTTATGGCAGCGCGGGCTGGAGCCCGAACGCGGCAAGTGGTCACTGCCCGGTGGCCGGCTTCGCGCCGACGAGGACCTGACCAGTTCGGTGCGGCGCCAGCTCGCCGAGAAGGTCGACGTGCGGGACATCGCCCACCTCGAACAGCTCGCGGTCTTCTCCGACCCGGGCCGGGTGCCTGGTGTTCGCACGATCGCCTCGACATTCCTCGGGCTGGTGCCGTCGGTCGCCTCCCCCGAACTCCCCCCGGACACCCGCTGGCACCCGGTCAGCGACCTGCCCGAGATGGCCTTCGACCACGCGCCCATGGTCGAGTACGCGCGCACCCGGCTGGTCGCCAAGCTTTCCTACACGAATATCGGATTCGCGCTGACGCCAACGGAATTCGCGCTCTCAACGCTGCGTGACATCTACGGGGCCGCGCTGGGCTACCAGGTCGACGCCACCAATCTGCAGCGCGTGCTGGCCCGTCGCGGCGTCATCACGCCAACCGGAACGACGGCCCACCCGGGCCGAAGCGGCGGGCGTCCGGCGGCGCTGTATCGCTTCACCGACTCGCAGTTGAGGGTGACCGACGAGTTTGCCGCATTGCGGCCGCCCGGGTGA
- the bioB gene encoding biotin synthase BioB produces the protein MTQTAVDVLALAREQVLERGEGLTRDQVLEVLQLPDDRLEELLALAHDVRMKWCGPEVEVEGIISLKTGGCPEDCHFCSQSGLFASPVRSAWLDIPSLVEAAKQTAKSGATEFCIVAAVRGPDERLLAQVAAGIEAIRNEVDIQIACSLGMLTQEQVDRLKEMGVHRYNHNLETAQSYFPNVVTTHSWEERWGTLEMVREAGMEVCCGGILGMGETLEQRAEFAANLAELDPHEVPLNFLNPRPGTPFGDLDVLPASEALKAVAAFRLALPRTMLRFAGGREITLGDLGAKQGILGGINAVIVGNYLTTLGRPAEADLELLEDLQMPIKALNASL, from the coding sequence GTGACCCAGACAGCCGTGGACGTATTGGCACTGGCGCGCGAGCAGGTGCTCGAGCGCGGCGAGGGCCTGACCCGCGATCAGGTGCTCGAGGTCTTGCAGCTGCCCGACGACCGGCTCGAAGAACTGCTCGCCCTGGCCCACGACGTCCGGATGAAGTGGTGTGGCCCCGAGGTCGAGGTCGAGGGCATCATCAGCCTGAAAACCGGTGGCTGCCCGGAGGATTGCCACTTCTGTTCGCAGTCCGGTCTGTTCGCCTCGCCGGTGCGCAGCGCCTGGCTGGACATCCCGAGCCTGGTTGAGGCGGCCAAGCAGACCGCCAAGTCCGGGGCCACGGAGTTCTGCATCGTCGCCGCCGTCCGCGGTCCCGACGAGCGGCTGCTGGCCCAGGTGGCCGCGGGCATCGAAGCCATCCGCAACGAGGTCGACATCCAGATCGCCTGCTCGCTGGGGATGCTCACGCAGGAGCAGGTGGATCGCCTCAAGGAGATGGGCGTCCACCGCTACAACCACAACCTGGAGACCGCGCAGTCCTACTTCCCCAACGTCGTCACCACCCATTCATGGGAGGAGCGGTGGGGAACGCTGGAGATGGTGCGCGAGGCCGGCATGGAGGTGTGCTGCGGCGGCATCCTCGGCATGGGCGAGACGCTCGAGCAGCGCGCCGAGTTCGCCGCGAACCTGGCCGAACTCGATCCGCATGAGGTGCCGCTGAACTTCCTCAATCCGCGACCGGGCACGCCGTTCGGTGACCTGGACGTGCTGCCCGCCTCCGAGGCGCTCAAGGCCGTGGCCGCGTTCCGCCTGGCACTGCCGCGCACGATGCTGCGGTTCGCCGGCGGCCGCGAGATCACCCTGGGCGACCTGGGTGCCAAGCAGGGCATCCTGGGCGGCATCAACGCCGTGATCGTCGGAAACTACCTGACCACGCTGGGCCGTCCGGCCGAGGCCGATCTCGAGCTTCTCGAAGATCTGCAGATGCCGATCAAGGCTCTCAACGCCAGCCTGTGA
- a CDS encoding DUF2567 domain-containing protein, protein MTRQRAAITVFVGLTLAGAVVGVVWSLLAPSAHGVIALTRSGQRVQTYLGSESDHLFVAPALLIGLLTSMAIVAAVLVWQWRIHRGPLLATALWVGSSAGAGAAAGVGAVLVRWHYGPVPFDTAPVSPEHRIFYYSEAPPVFFAHGPLQIATTLLFPAAIAALTYALMAVAIPRDDLGALPPLERAAV, encoded by the coding sequence ATGACCCGACAACGCGCGGCCATCACCGTCTTCGTCGGGCTGACGCTGGCCGGCGCAGTGGTCGGTGTGGTGTGGTCGCTGCTGGCGCCGTCGGCGCACGGGGTGATCGCGCTGACCCGCTCGGGTCAGCGGGTGCAGACCTACCTCGGCAGCGAATCCGATCACCTGTTCGTGGCCCCGGCATTGCTCATCGGATTGCTGACGTCGATGGCGATCGTGGCCGCGGTCCTGGTGTGGCAGTGGCGGATTCATCGCGGGCCGTTGCTGGCGACGGCGCTGTGGGTGGGTTCGTCGGCTGGCGCCGGTGCGGCCGCGGGTGTCGGTGCTGTGCTGGTCCGCTGGCACTACGGGCCCGTGCCGTTCGACACCGCGCCGGTGAGCCCGGAGCACCGAATCTTCTACTACTCCGAGGCGCCGCCGGTGTTCTTCGCCCACGGCCCACTGCAGATCGCGACGACGCTGTTGTTCCCGGCCGCGATCGCTGCGCTGACGTACGCCTTGATGGCAGTCGCGATTCCGCGTGACGATCTCGGTGCCTTGCCGCCCCTGGAACGCGCCGCTGTTTAG
- the bioD gene encoding dethiobiotin synthase yields MSVLVITGTGTGVGKTVATAALACHARVAERDVAVCKPVQTGTADGDDDLAEVGRLSGVGELVGVARYPEPLAPVAAAERAGMPLPSADELLNAVRGVDRPGRLTLVEGAGGLLVELTADGATLRDLASALSAPVLVVVEPGLGTLNHTALTLEGLAAKGLSCAGIVIGAWPAQPGPAEKSNREALAQLAPVRAALPAGVAAVSPKDFELFSARAFDPDWVSGLI; encoded by the coding sequence GTGAGCGTGCTCGTCATCACCGGCACCGGGACCGGAGTGGGAAAGACCGTCGCGACGGCGGCGCTGGCGTGCCACGCCCGAGTCGCCGAGCGTGATGTCGCGGTGTGCAAGCCGGTGCAGACCGGCACGGCCGACGGTGACGACGACTTGGCCGAGGTCGGCCGGCTCTCCGGCGTCGGCGAATTGGTCGGTGTCGCCCGCTATCCGGAGCCGCTGGCGCCGGTGGCCGCCGCCGAACGCGCCGGCATGCCGCTGCCGAGTGCCGACGAGCTGTTGAACGCTGTCCGCGGGGTGGATCGTCCGGGCCGACTCACCCTGGTCGAAGGAGCGGGCGGCTTACTGGTGGAACTGACCGCCGACGGGGCGACGCTCCGCGACCTCGCTTCTGCGCTGTCCGCGCCCGTGCTCGTCGTTGTCGAACCCGGTCTCGGTACGCTGAACCACACGGCGTTGACGTTGGAAGGGCTTGCCGCCAAAGGACTTTCGTGCGCCGGTATCGTGATCGGCGCATGGCCTGCGCAACCCGGCCCGGCGGAGAAGTCCAACCGCGAGGCGCTGGCCCAGCTGGCCCCGGTCCGGGCCGCATTGCCGGCCGGGGTGGCCGCGGTGTCGCCGAAGGACTTTGAATTGTTCAGCGCCCGTGCGTTCGACCCGGACTGGGTCAGCGGCCTGATCTGA